One region of Micromonospora ureilytica genomic DNA includes:
- a CDS encoding C39 family peptidase: MEDPVKHTLQRQLRRLATERPYQIVAASAAALAIATTTGALLTTADDAPAGQRTATTAAEMRSDVAASRGDVRDASPSASATPSTAAPATSAASPAAKASSNPDLTRKPERPKPPATKVLDYDYEAQNTYYNCGPAATRNALSAAGIDRTQEELGAELGTTEMGTNSAEDTTRALNAEVKGSPYRTRMFPGAPSPAQMDRLQADVVKAITDGRGVVANVVGDATDTDGGWHSYGGGHYIAVVGYKDNGRTVRIADSANPADPSYWVTTIDLANWITSRGYSA; the protein is encoded by the coding sequence GTGGAGGACCCCGTGAAGCACACCCTGCAGCGTCAGCTCCGCCGCCTCGCCACCGAGCGTCCGTACCAGATCGTCGCCGCCTCCGCCGCGGCCCTCGCGATCGCCACCACCACCGGCGCCCTGCTCACCACGGCCGACGACGCCCCGGCCGGCCAGCGCACCGCGACCACGGCCGCCGAGATGCGCAGCGACGTCGCCGCCTCCCGCGGTGACGTTCGGGACGCGTCCCCCTCGGCCAGCGCCACGCCGAGCACGGCCGCCCCGGCCACCAGCGCCGCGTCACCCGCCGCCAAGGCCAGCAGCAACCCGGACCTGACCCGGAAGCCGGAGCGGCCGAAGCCGCCCGCGACCAAGGTGCTCGACTACGACTACGAGGCGCAGAACACCTACTACAACTGCGGCCCGGCGGCCACCCGGAACGCGCTCAGCGCCGCCGGCATCGACCGCACCCAGGAGGAGCTCGGCGCCGAGCTGGGCACCACCGAGATGGGCACCAACTCGGCCGAGGACACCACCCGGGCGCTCAACGCCGAGGTGAAGGGCTCCCCGTACCGGACCCGGATGTTCCCCGGCGCGCCCAGCCCGGCACAGATGGACCGGCTCCAGGCCGACGTCGTGAAGGCCATCACCGACGGCCGCGGCGTGGTGGCGAACGTCGTCGGCGACGCCACCGACACCGACGGCGGCTGGCACTCCTACGGCGGCGGGCACTACATCGCCGTCGTGGGTTACAAGGACAACGGTCGCACCGTGCGGATCGCCGACTCGGCGAACCCGGCCGACCCGTCGTACTGGGTCACCACGATCGACCTGGCCAACTGGATCACCAGCCGGGGCTACTCCGCCTGA
- a CDS encoding alpha/beta fold hydrolase, whose protein sequence is MVEKTGGHAGRRPVLLLLHGMGATGDVWLPWAPYLEQHWPGRWLAPDLAGHGWAPPLPSYSFVGLAQQVAQALAPDDRLVVLGHSLGGVVGLALAARDAGTPVDAVVGLGIKALWSPAELTRAAEVAARPVSWFASRTEAARRYLRVSGLAGLLSPDHPVVDAGLRQVDGRWRLAMDPTAFAVGEPDLAALLAATDVPVVLARGENDPMVTDEQLKEYGVPVATLPGLGHNAHVEDPAAVLALLDRYR, encoded by the coding sequence GTGGTGGAGAAAACGGGTGGTCACGCCGGCCGCAGGCCGGTCCTGCTGCTACTGCACGGCATGGGCGCGACCGGGGACGTGTGGTTGCCCTGGGCGCCGTACCTCGAGCAGCACTGGCCCGGTCGGTGGCTGGCACCGGACCTCGCCGGCCACGGCTGGGCGCCGCCGCTGCCGTCGTACTCCTTTGTGGGCCTCGCCCAGCAGGTCGCGCAGGCCCTCGCCCCCGACGACCGGCTGGTCGTGCTCGGGCACTCGCTGGGTGGGGTGGTCGGCCTGGCGCTGGCCGCCCGTGACGCCGGAACGCCTGTGGACGCGGTGGTCGGGCTGGGCATCAAGGCGCTGTGGTCACCTGCGGAGCTGACCCGCGCCGCCGAGGTCGCCGCCCGCCCGGTGAGCTGGTTCGCCAGCCGCACCGAGGCGGCTCGCCGCTACCTGCGTGTCTCCGGACTGGCCGGCCTGCTGTCACCGGACCATCCGGTGGTGGACGCCGGTCTGCGGCAGGTCGACGGCCGCTGGCGCCTCGCCATGGACCCGACCGCCTTCGCCGTCGGCGAACCCGATTTGGCCGCGCTGCTCGCGGCGACCGACGTGCCGGTGGTCCTGGCGCGCGGGGAGAACGACCCGATGGTCACCGACGAACAACTCAAGGAGTACGGCGTACCTGTCGCCACGCTGCCCGGTCTCGGCCACAACGCGCACGTGGAGGACCCGGCCGCGGTGCTGGCGCTGCTCGACAGGTACCGCTGA
- the pseI gene encoding pseudaminic acid synthase, whose product MTATIKIGPHAVGAGERPFVVAEMSGNHNGDLNRALAIVDAVADSGAHALKLQTYRPDTITIDVDTPAFRISSGHELWGGENLYRLYERAHTPYEWHAPIFERARERGLTVFSSPFDATAVELLESLDAPAYKIASSELVDLPLIRLVASTGKPMVISTGMATVAEIDAAVRTARAGGAAGIVLLACTASYPAPPADSNLRRLPVLAGAFDVPVGLSDHTPGIGVAVASVALGACFIEKHVTLDRADGGVDSDFSLNPAELTALVAESGRAYAALGGTAIGPTPAEREGLRFRRSLFVVEDVRAGDLVTAHNVRSIRPAGGLAPVEIDRVLGRAFTTDVPRGTPLSWDQI is encoded by the coding sequence ATGACGGCGACAATCAAGATCGGACCGCACGCGGTCGGTGCCGGGGAGCGACCGTTCGTGGTCGCCGAGATGTCCGGCAACCACAACGGCGATCTGAACCGGGCGCTGGCCATCGTCGACGCGGTGGCCGACAGCGGGGCGCACGCGCTGAAGCTCCAGACGTACCGGCCGGACACGATCACCATCGACGTCGACACCCCGGCGTTCCGGATCTCCAGCGGGCACGAGTTGTGGGGCGGGGAGAACCTGTACCGCCTCTACGAGCGCGCGCACACCCCGTACGAGTGGCACGCCCCGATCTTCGAACGGGCCCGCGAGCGTGGCCTGACCGTGTTCTCGTCGCCGTTCGACGCGACAGCCGTGGAGCTGCTGGAGTCGCTGGACGCGCCCGCGTACAAGATCGCCTCGTCGGAGCTGGTCGACCTGCCGCTGATCCGGCTCGTGGCCAGCACCGGCAAGCCGATGGTGATCTCGACCGGAATGGCGACGGTCGCCGAGATCGACGCCGCCGTACGCACCGCCCGAGCCGGTGGCGCGGCGGGAATCGTCTTGCTGGCCTGCACCGCGTCCTACCCGGCGCCGCCGGCCGACAGCAACCTGCGCCGGCTGCCGGTGCTGGCCGGCGCGTTCGACGTCCCGGTCGGGCTCTCCGACCACACGCCCGGCATCGGAGTGGCGGTCGCCTCGGTGGCGCTCGGCGCCTGCTTCATCGAGAAGCACGTGACGCTGGACCGGGCCGACGGCGGCGTGGACTCGGACTTCTCCCTGAACCCGGCCGAGCTCACGGCCCTGGTCGCCGAGTCGGGCCGCGCGTACGCGGCACTGGGCGGCACCGCGATCGGCCCCACCCCCGCCGAGCGGGAGGGGCTACGGTTCCGCCGGTCGCTCTTCGTGGTCGAGGACGTCCGGGCCGGCGACCTGGTGACCGCGCACAACGTCCGCTCGATCCGGCCGGCCGGCGGGCTGGCCCCCGTGGAGATCGACCGGGTCCTGGGCCGCGCCTTCACCACCGACGTCCCCCGCGGCACCCCCCTGAGCTGGGACCAGATCTAA
- a CDS encoding CDP-glycerol glycerophosphotransferase family protein — MRGELVRKLAARCLTTGLAVLAFVVLALTGATGWGLALAVAALAASAAEQRIRPSADLVAETTLIAAAILAGYSRRLDDGLNLALVATGLVLLGLVLLVGPLRTAGSLEIRTVNLPVRAWTPLIADRLGTALLGLLAALALAAALALPAGVALAASLLVGAGAGAVALDLARRRFRPRAGGGSVAAALRRYQPEFLLYFSAPPGSEYQVTMWLPYLERIGRPFLVVLREPEFLAPIAAATDAPVVYCPTLGALDEALVPSLRVAFYVNHGAKNSHCVRFTQLTHIQLHHGDSDKAPSANPVSGIFDRIFVAGQAAIDRYGRAGVQIPADKFVVVGRPQVESIEVRPEPARGLAHPTVLYTPTWTGHHADADYCSLPVAEELLHRLLERGATVILRAHPYTGQNPASARQLGRLTELLVADRARTGRQHVVGAAARELSLTECVNSSDALVSDVSGVISDFLYSGKPYAVTDMGDEGDRFVERFPLAGSGYVLRRDMSNVDEVLTALLDTDPLAEARWATRRRYLGDFPAESYAEVFLTAARRELAPAETLTASASA; from the coding sequence ATGCGCGGCGAACTGGTCCGAAAGCTGGCCGCCCGGTGCCTGACCACCGGGTTGGCCGTGCTGGCCTTTGTCGTGCTGGCGCTCACCGGCGCCACCGGTTGGGGGCTGGCACTGGCCGTCGCCGCGCTGGCCGCCTCGGCCGCCGAGCAGCGGATCCGGCCCAGCGCCGACCTCGTGGCGGAGACCACGTTGATCGCCGCCGCGATCCTGGCCGGTTACTCCCGACGACTGGATGACGGGCTCAACCTCGCGCTGGTCGCCACCGGGCTGGTCCTGCTGGGGCTGGTGCTGCTGGTGGGGCCGCTGCGCACCGCCGGCAGTCTGGAGATCCGGACGGTCAACCTGCCGGTCCGCGCGTGGACGCCGCTGATCGCCGACCGGCTCGGCACGGCCCTGCTCGGGCTGCTCGCCGCCCTGGCGCTCGCCGCAGCGCTCGCCCTGCCGGCCGGCGTGGCGCTCGCCGCCAGCCTGCTGGTCGGCGCGGGCGCCGGCGCGGTCGCACTGGACCTGGCCCGGCGGCGGTTCCGGCCGAGGGCCGGCGGCGGATCGGTGGCCGCCGCGCTGCGCCGGTACCAGCCGGAGTTCCTGCTCTACTTCTCCGCGCCCCCCGGGTCCGAATACCAGGTCACCATGTGGCTGCCGTACCTGGAACGGATCGGCCGGCCGTTCCTGGTCGTGCTGCGCGAGCCGGAGTTCCTGGCCCCGATCGCGGCGGCCACCGACGCGCCGGTGGTCTACTGCCCCACCCTGGGTGCGCTGGACGAGGCGTTGGTGCCGAGCCTGCGAGTGGCGTTCTACGTCAACCACGGTGCGAAGAACAGCCACTGCGTCCGCTTCACCCAGCTCACCCACATCCAGCTGCACCACGGCGACAGCGACAAGGCGCCGAGCGCCAACCCGGTGTCGGGGATCTTCGACCGGATCTTCGTGGCCGGGCAGGCGGCGATCGACAGGTACGGCCGCGCCGGGGTGCAGATCCCGGCGGACAAGTTCGTGGTGGTGGGTCGCCCGCAGGTCGAGTCGATCGAGGTACGCCCGGAGCCCGCGCGAGGGCTGGCGCACCCGACGGTGCTGTACACGCCGACCTGGACCGGGCACCACGCCGACGCCGACTACTGCTCGCTGCCGGTGGCCGAGGAGCTGCTGCACCGGCTGCTGGAGCGCGGCGCGACGGTGATCCTGCGGGCCCACCCGTACACCGGGCAGAACCCGGCGTCGGCCCGCCAGCTGGGCCGCCTGACCGAGCTGCTCGTCGCCGACCGGGCCCGCACCGGCCGCCAGCACGTGGTCGGCGCGGCGGCCCGGGAGCTGAGCCTGACCGAGTGCGTCAACTCCTCCGACGCGCTGGTCTCCGACGTGTCCGGCGTGATCTCGGACTTCCTCTACTCCGGCAAGCCGTACGCGGTCACCGACATGGGCGACGAGGGCGACCGGTTCGTGGAGCGGTTCCCGCTGGCCGGGTCGGGTTACGTGCTGCGCCGGGACATGTCCAACGTGGACGAGGTGCTGACCGCACTGTTGGACACCGACCCGCTGGCCGAGGCCCGCTGGGCCACCCGCCGCCGCTACCTGGGTGACTTCCCGGCCGAGTCGTACGCGGAGGTGTTCCTGACCGCCGCCCGCCGGGAGCTGGCGCCCGCGGAGACACTTACCGCGTCGGCGTCGGCCTAG
- a CDS encoding acyltransferase family protein, producing the protein MTSVAAVSAVRPAPAPPRLPSLTGLRWIAALVVFGFHAGTMRIIAEPDYKAVVDELFTLGLSGVQFFFILSGFVLVWSAREGDSRRTFWRRRIAKIYPNHLVLFAATLVVAWWFADPVLPAAALENLLLLQAWDPRPGWFYSINTVSWSLSCEFFFYLCLPLALPLLRRARPKALWALIVALPLLILALWPAQELVPEVSRWWFTQIFPPARSLEFWLGAVAAELMRRGLWRGPNLTVASGIFLVTWVTAAQWIRAELWTTLLAVVYLLVITAAADADVRGRRSPWRSRPLVWLGEVSFAFYLVHVLVMTSVLRWSETWGIGFAGWRGPAVVLGFLVANLILAGLLHRFVETPMMRRLAPRRPARPAPVPRPRTAGHDDAQDPVSSARDEAGGAADEVGPAGGRSTYVDRR; encoded by the coding sequence ATGACGAGCGTCGCCGCGGTGTCGGCCGTCCGGCCCGCACCGGCCCCGCCCCGGCTGCCCTCGCTGACCGGGTTGCGGTGGATCGCCGCCCTGGTGGTTTTCGGCTTTCACGCGGGCACCATGCGGATCATCGCCGAGCCGGACTACAAGGCCGTGGTCGACGAGCTGTTCACCCTGGGCCTCTCCGGGGTGCAGTTCTTCTTCATCCTCAGCGGGTTCGTGCTGGTCTGGTCGGCCCGCGAGGGGGACTCCCGGCGTACCTTCTGGCGGCGACGGATCGCCAAGATCTACCCGAACCACCTGGTGCTGTTCGCGGCGACGCTGGTGGTCGCCTGGTGGTTCGCCGACCCGGTCCTGCCGGCGGCTGCGCTGGAAAACCTACTGCTGTTGCAGGCGTGGGACCCCCGGCCGGGCTGGTTCTACAGCATCAACACCGTCAGCTGGTCGCTGTCCTGCGAGTTCTTCTTCTACCTCTGCCTGCCGCTGGCGCTGCCGCTGCTGCGCCGGGCCCGGCCGAAGGCGCTCTGGGCGCTGATCGTCGCGCTGCCGCTGCTGATCCTTGCGCTCTGGCCGGCGCAGGAGTTGGTGCCGGAGGTGAGCCGGTGGTGGTTCACCCAGATCTTCCCGCCGGCGCGGTCGCTGGAGTTCTGGTTGGGCGCGGTGGCGGCCGAGTTGATGCGCCGAGGGCTCTGGCGCGGTCCCAATCTGACAGTGGCCAGCGGGATCTTCCTGGTCACCTGGGTGACGGCCGCGCAGTGGATCCGCGCCGAGCTGTGGACCACGCTGCTCGCGGTCGTGTACCTGTTGGTGATCACCGCTGCCGCGGACGCGGACGTGCGGGGTCGGCGCTCGCCGTGGCGGTCCCGGCCGCTGGTCTGGCTCGGTGAGGTCTCGTTCGCCTTCTACCTGGTGCACGTGCTGGTGATGACGAGCGTGCTGCGCTGGAGCGAGACCTGGGGGATCGGCTTCGCGGGCTGGCGTGGCCCGGCCGTGGTGCTCGGCTTCCTGGTGGCGAACCTGATCCTCGCCGGGCTGCTGCACCGCTTCGTCGAGACCCCGATGATGCGCCGGCTCGCGCCGCGCCGTCCGGCCCGTCCGGCACCCGTCCCCCGACCGCGCACGGCCGGCCACGACGACGCACAGGACCCCGTGAGCAGCGCCCGCGACGAGGCCGGCGGAGCCGCCGACGAGGTCGGTCCGGCCGGGGGTCGATCAACGTACGTCGACCGGCGCTGA
- a CDS encoding glycosyltransferase family 2 protein yields MVNEPTHAPLLSIVVPVYGVEAYLYQCLESIRADIPAGESDAVELIAVDDASPDGCGAMLRSYAAGRDGVRVVHLSSNVGLGLARNAGLDVATGRYVWFVDSDDWLPPGTIAAVLDRLRQHQPDVLMLDHLRVHEDGRREVDASSPLLRGITGVTRLADQPQLLRVQHTAWNKVVRRDFMDALELRFFPGWYEDIPFSHPLLIGAEKVSVLDRVCYLYRQGRQGAITSTRSGRHFDAFAQYERLMDWVARKHPDERLQAELFELMISHYLVVVGNDGRLHPHLRRAFFHRAAAHYRRYLPTGGYPLPPGVTGLKHRLVGRGDWLAYSALRQAHRVAGRLRRPGPVGGADSDSVAADEDPGRGAGAAPTRDGGLAPERRDVLAAGRLP; encoded by the coding sequence GTGGTCAATGAGCCGACGCACGCACCGCTGCTGAGCATCGTCGTGCCCGTCTACGGCGTCGAGGCGTACCTGTACCAGTGCCTCGAGTCGATCCGGGCCGACATCCCGGCGGGCGAGTCGGACGCGGTCGAGCTGATCGCCGTCGACGACGCCTCCCCGGACGGCTGCGGCGCCATGCTCCGCTCGTACGCGGCCGGCCGTGACGGCGTCCGCGTCGTGCACCTGAGCAGCAACGTGGGTCTGGGGCTGGCCCGCAACGCCGGGCTCGACGTGGCCACCGGCCGCTACGTCTGGTTCGTCGACAGCGACGACTGGTTGCCGCCGGGCACTATCGCTGCGGTGCTGGACCGGCTGCGCCAGCACCAGCCCGACGTGCTGATGCTCGACCACCTGCGGGTCCACGAGGACGGTCGGCGGGAGGTCGATGCGAGCAGCCCGCTGCTGCGCGGGATCACCGGCGTCACCCGGCTGGCCGACCAGCCGCAGCTGCTGCGGGTGCAGCACACCGCCTGGAACAAGGTGGTCCGCCGGGACTTCATGGACGCGCTGGAGCTGCGATTCTTCCCCGGCTGGTACGAGGACATCCCGTTCAGCCACCCCCTGCTGATCGGGGCCGAGAAGGTCTCCGTGCTGGACCGGGTCTGCTACCTGTACCGCCAGGGCCGCCAGGGCGCGATCACCTCCACCCGCAGCGGCCGGCACTTCGACGCCTTCGCCCAGTACGAGCGGCTGATGGACTGGGTCGCACGGAAACACCCGGACGAGCGGTTGCAGGCCGAATTGTTCGAGCTGATGATCAGCCACTACCTGGTGGTGGTGGGCAACGACGGCCGGCTGCACCCACACCTGCGGCGCGCCTTCTTCCACCGGGCCGCCGCGCACTACCGTCGGTACCTGCCCACCGGCGGCTACCCGCTGCCCCCCGGCGTGACCGGGCTCAAGCACCGCCTCGTCGGGCGGGGTGACTGGTTGGCGTACTCGGCGCTGCGCCAGGCCCACCGGGTCGCTGGTCGCCTGCGTCGGCCCGGTCCGGTGGGCGGCGCCGACAGCGATTCGGTCGCCGCCGACGAGGACCCGGGCCGAGGGGCGGGCGCCGCGCCGACACGCGACGGTGGGCTCGCGCCGGAGCGACGTGACGTGCTGGCCGCTGGCCGGCTGCCGTGA